One Amaranthus tricolor cultivar Red isolate AtriRed21 chromosome 1, ASM2621246v1, whole genome shotgun sequence DNA window includes the following coding sequences:
- the LOC130808582 gene encoding uncharacterized protein LOC130808582, producing MSSFLKKASKKVTKVAKSLGGSSSSKRKATSTPSVSTTPSISNYNYEPNYPEGYDPELHNYAEEVEREIQIDEEEQQEEEPTTPIGIHISRQLSTRSHKEQQQQRQARGKRVNFQTIDEDEPVRQPFPAMPPPSGRAVSHVWSYFTKEPTENPDIFLCTCQICESQGVKPLVAYNFARAQNFKCLKAMTDDPKLWHRRLGHINTHTMHELVSKDLVKELPTLDYKHSPTSPGTLQQNGVVERKNRTLEEMASKAYRVLNKRTNMVEESIHVVFDESDKGILSEVFKDLNLNKHFDDISNDELDANDLSEDKKQNMQDTIQSLDEIEEKQVKNIEDSQPDLRTQS from the exons atgtcttcatttttgaaaaaagcctcaaaaaaagttactaaagtggcaaaatcattgggaggttccagctcctccaaaagaaaggccacttctactccgtcggtatcaacaacaccttccattagtaattataattatgaaccaaattatccagaagggtacgacccagaattacataattatgcagaagaagtggaaagagaaatacaaattgatgaagaagaacaacaagaagaggaaccaacgacccctattgggatacatatatctcgacagttatcaacaagatcacataaagaacaacaacaacaaagacaagctcgtggtaaacgagtcaatttccaaactatcg atgaagatgaaccagtaagacaaccttttccggcaatgccacctcctagtggtagagctgtttcacatgtgtggtcgtatttcacaaaagaaccaaccgagaatccagatattttcttatgcacttgtcaaatttgtgaaagtcaaggagtaaagcccttagttgcaTACAATTTCGCTAGAG ctcaaaatttcaagtgtttaaaGGCTATGACGGATGATCCAAagctatggcatagacgtcttggtcacataAATACGCACACCATGCATGAAttagtaagtaaagatctagttaaggaaCTTCCaactcttgactataaacacaGTCCTACAT ctcctggGACACTCCAACAAAACGgcgtggttgaaaggaaaaatcgtactttagaggaaatggctag taaagcttatagagttctAAATAAGCGAACAAATATGGTtgaggaaagtatacatgtagTATTTGATGAATCTGATAAGGGAATATTAAGTGAAGTATTTAAAgatttaaaccttaataaacattttgatgatataagtAATGATGAATTGGATGCCAATGATCTTAGTGAAGATAAAAAGCAAAACATGCAGGATACTatacaaagtcttgatgagATTGAAGAAAAACAGGTTAAAAACATTGAAGATTCACAGCCTGATCTTAGGACCCAATCTTAA
- the LOC130808592 gene encoding uncharacterized protein LOC130808592, protein MLLLDLCLLNVPFGGKIVVFGGDFGQTVPVVPKKTYAREDLHFSRFLIAHGNDALQLMESELVTIPIELRLTNGDVHERVILTPRNEDVDLINSKLIERSCGNAYFYKSSNTVIDDHCNIYPTEFLNTLCQGGMSPRELVSKLNNPVILLRKLDPSIGLCNGTRLIYRKFMPNLIQCEISTRFSKGDFIYYLELRLGHQMQQAIHSNSKECNFPLSVLCHDSQ, encoded by the exons ATGCTTTTACTAGATTTGTGTTTGCTGAATGTTCCCTTTGGTGGTAAGATCGTGGTATTCGGTGGCGATTTTGGTCAAACTGTGCCTGTTGTTCCTAAGAAAACATA TGCACGCGAGGATCTacatttttcaaggtttttgaTTGCACATGGAAACGATGCATTACAATTAATGGAAAGTGAATTGGTCACCATTCCTATTGAATTACGCTTAACGAATGGAGATGTCCATG AAAGGGTTATATTGACACCAAGGAATGAAGATGTTGATCTGATTAATTCAAAGCTCATTGAACGCTCTTGCGGAAATGCTTATTTTTATAAAAGCTCTAATACAGTGATTGATGACCATTGCAACATATATCCGACAGAATTTTTAAACACACTTTGCCAAGGAGGAATGAGCCCACGTGAATTGGTGTCAAAGCTAAACAACCCTGTTATTTTATTGCGAAAACTGGATCCATCAATTGGCTTATGTAATGGAACAAGACTAATCTATAGGAAATTCATGCCAAACCTTATTCAATGTGAAATTTCTACTAGATTTTCTAAGGGTGATTTTATCTATTACCTCGAATTACGCTTAGGGCACCAGATGCAGCAGGCTATCCATTCTAATTCCAAAGAATGCAATTTCCCATTAAGTGTGCTTTGCCATGACAGTCAATAA